One segment of Heteronotia binoei isolate CCM8104 ecotype False Entrance Well chromosome 18, APGP_CSIRO_Hbin_v1, whole genome shotgun sequence DNA contains the following:
- the LOC132586685 gene encoding zinc finger protein RFP-like isoform X1, which produces MADECPIMTLQREVTCPICLDYLTDPYTVDCGHYFCRVCINRCVIESTAKATCPQCRAEIHPENFSPNKDIVRFVVISKRMSRYRDWGPDKRDTCEIHQEPLKIFCKNDQVRICSVCDRSEEHENHDTIPVDEAAHELKGLIFTCLHHVRQERDKVTHYRTSTEEEHHELRLKMTEGKEKITTAFRILREFLTDAELLVGNELSQLEKEIGRTMEENLNLACEKLASFELILENMADMCRLPEDELLQTASKYWFSHRWAREKFDRPVEYAPALKWRIWELCDLHNFMEISVNHIQVLFDSGFRVHYNKVNVILDSATAHPRLAVSEDCKVVRWDHQDRGVFDNPRRFNLCPCVLGCEGFNSGKVYWEVDVGIEGDWAIGVAKESLKCKGKVVLNSEKGIYAIGKCGDQYFAFERMNFTFPWRVLKAMRIRVSLDYIGAGVVFSDADEAVQLFEFREESFHNEKLYPFFWLHRGGQLKIPS; this is translated from the exons ATGGCTGACGAGTGTCCCATAATGACTCTTCAGCGGGAAGTGACCTGCCCCATCTGCCTGGACTACCTCACAGACCCGTATACAGTTGACTGTGGACATTATTTCTGCCGTGTCTGCATTAACCGCTGCGTGATAGAGTCTACCGCGAAAGCCACCTGCCCTCAGTGCAGAGCAGAGATTCACCCGGAGAATTTTTCGCCAAACAAGGACATAGTCAGGTTTGTTGTAATATCAAAACGGATGAGCCGCTATAGAGATTGGGGACCAGACAAGAGGGATACATGCGAGATACACCAGGAGCCCTTGAAGATTTTCTGCAAAAACGACCAAGTACGCATCTGTTCAGTGTGTGACAGATCAGAAGAACATGAGAACCATGACACGATTCCTGTGGATGAAGCTGCTCATGAGTTGAAG GGACTGATTTTTACCTGCCTGCATCACGTGAGGCAGGAAAGAGACAAAGTTACGCACTACAGGACCTCCACTGAGGAAGAACATCATGAGTTAAGG TTGAAGATGACCgaagggaaggaaaaaataaCGACCGCTTTCAGAATACTGCGGGAATTTCTGACTGACGCAGAACTCCTTGTGGGTAATGAGTTGAGCCAACTGGAAAAAGAGATTGGGAGGACAATGGAGGAGAACTTGAACCTAGCATGCGAGAAGCTCGCCTCTTTTGAGCTCATCCTTGAGAACATGGCAGATATGTGTCGGTTGCCGGAAGATGAACTCCTGCAG ACAGCAAGTAAATATTGGTTTTCCCACAGGTGGGCGAGGGAGAAATTTGACAGACCAGTGGAATACGCTCCTGCACTGAAATGGAGAATATGGGAGCTGTGTGATCTTCATAACTTTATGGAGATTTCTGTGAATCATATCCAAG TCCTGTTTGACTCCGGATTTCGGGTACATTACAATAAAG TAAATGTGATTCTGGATTCTGCTACGGCCCACCCTAGACTGGCCGTGTCTGAGGACTGTAAAGTAGTCAGATGGGATCATCAGGATCGAGGGGTTTTCGACAATCCACGGAGGTTCAACTTGTGTCCTTGCGTGCTTGGCTGCGAAGGGTTCAACTCCGGCAAAGTTTATTGGGAGGTTGATGTAGGGATTGAGGGCGACTGGGCCATTGGCGTGGCCAAGGAGTCTTTAAAGTGCAAGGGTAAAGTGGTCCTGAATTCTGAGAAAGGTATCTATGCTATCGGGAAGTGTGGAGACCAATATTTTGCTTTTGAGCGGATGAATTTTACTTTCCCATGGCGGGTTTTGAAGGCCATGAGAATCAGAGTCTCCTTGGACTACATTGGGGCAGGTGTTGTGTTTTCCGATGCTGACGAAGCAGTACAGCTTTTTGAGTTCCGAGAGGAGTCGTTCCACAACGAGAAGCTTTATCCTTTCTTCTGGTTACATCGTGGTGGCCAACTCAAAATCCCTTCTTAG
- the LOC132586685 gene encoding zinc finger protein RFP-like isoform X2, whose product MADECPIMTLQREVTCPICLDYLTDPYTVDCGHYFCRVCINRCVIESTAKATCPQCRAEIHPENFSPNKDIVRFVVISKRMSRYRDWGPDKRDTCEIHQEPLKIFCKNDQVRICSVCDRSEEHENHDTIPVDEAAHELKGLIFTCLHHVRQERDKVTHYRTSTEEEHHELRLKMTEGKEKITTAFRILREFLTDAELLVGNELSQLEKEIGRTMEENLNLACEKLASFELILENMADMCRLPEDELLQTAGKNLQRWAREKFDRPVEYAPALKWRIWELCDLHNFMEISVNHIQVLFDSGFRVHYNKVNVILDSATAHPRLAVSEDCKVVRWDHQDRGVFDNPRRFNLCPCVLGCEGFNSGKVYWEVDVGIEGDWAIGVAKESLKCKGKVVLNSEKGIYAIGKCGDQYFAFERMNFTFPWRVLKAMRIRVSLDYIGAGVVFSDADEAVQLFEFREESFHNEKLYPFFWLHRGGQLKIPS is encoded by the exons ATGGCTGACGAGTGTCCCATAATGACTCTTCAGCGGGAAGTGACCTGCCCCATCTGCCTGGACTACCTCACAGACCCGTATACAGTTGACTGTGGACATTATTTCTGCCGTGTCTGCATTAACCGCTGCGTGATAGAGTCTACCGCGAAAGCCACCTGCCCTCAGTGCAGAGCAGAGATTCACCCGGAGAATTTTTCGCCAAACAAGGACATAGTCAGGTTTGTTGTAATATCAAAACGGATGAGCCGCTATAGAGATTGGGGACCAGACAAGAGGGATACATGCGAGATACACCAGGAGCCCTTGAAGATTTTCTGCAAAAACGACCAAGTACGCATCTGTTCAGTGTGTGACAGATCAGAAGAACATGAGAACCATGACACGATTCCTGTGGATGAAGCTGCTCATGAGTTGAAG GGACTGATTTTTACCTGCCTGCATCACGTGAGGCAGGAAAGAGACAAAGTTACGCACTACAGGACCTCCACTGAGGAAGAACATCATGAGTTAAGG TTGAAGATGACCgaagggaaggaaaaaataaCGACCGCTTTCAGAATACTGCGGGAATTTCTGACTGACGCAGAACTCCTTGTGGGTAATGAGTTGAGCCAACTGGAAAAAGAGATTGGGAGGACAATGGAGGAGAACTTGAACCTAGCATGCGAGAAGCTCGCCTCTTTTGAGCTCATCCTTGAGAACATGGCAGATATGTGTCGGTTGCCGGAAGATGAACTCCTGCAG ACTGCTGGGAAGAATTTGCAGAG GTGGGCGAGGGAGAAATTTGACAGACCAGTGGAATACGCTCCTGCACTGAAATGGAGAATATGGGAGCTGTGTGATCTTCATAACTTTATGGAGATTTCTGTGAATCATATCCAAG TCCTGTTTGACTCCGGATTTCGGGTACATTACAATAAAG TAAATGTGATTCTGGATTCTGCTACGGCCCACCCTAGACTGGCCGTGTCTGAGGACTGTAAAGTAGTCAGATGGGATCATCAGGATCGAGGGGTTTTCGACAATCCACGGAGGTTCAACTTGTGTCCTTGCGTGCTTGGCTGCGAAGGGTTCAACTCCGGCAAAGTTTATTGGGAGGTTGATGTAGGGATTGAGGGCGACTGGGCCATTGGCGTGGCCAAGGAGTCTTTAAAGTGCAAGGGTAAAGTGGTCCTGAATTCTGAGAAAGGTATCTATGCTATCGGGAAGTGTGGAGACCAATATTTTGCTTTTGAGCGGATGAATTTTACTTTCCCATGGCGGGTTTTGAAGGCCATGAGAATCAGAGTCTCCTTGGACTACATTGGGGCAGGTGTTGTGTTTTCCGATGCTGACGAAGCAGTACAGCTTTTTGAGTTCCGAGAGGAGTCGTTCCACAACGAGAAGCTTTATCCTTTCTTCTGGTTACATCGTGGTGGCCAACTCAAAATCCCTTCTTAG